From the genome of Panulirus ornatus isolate Po-2019 chromosome 19, ASM3632096v1, whole genome shotgun sequence, one region includes:
- the LOC139755480 gene encoding uncharacterized protein, with amino-acid sequence MNVHIAESSHRNDLEEHISIHSIEKPCECLHCQKIFFDRSKFLRHVTVNTEEKSYQCSQCQKTFLWRSFLVQHMRVHIGEKPYECSQCQKTFSERSLLMQHRRVHTGEKPYECSQCQKTFSHRSSLVQHMRVHTGGKPHECSQCQKTFTQRSSLVQHMTIHTGENRYKCSKCQKTYSKKSHLVEHLKVHSGEKPHECSHCLKTFSQRSTLVQHVRFHTGEKPYGCSQCQKTFTQRSTLAKHMKVHTGEKPYECSQCQKTFAQRSHLKEHQRVHTREKPYECLQCQKTFTQRSTLVEHTKVHTGEKPYVCSQCQKSFPKKNSLVQHMTIHTGEKLYECSECQKTFSQKSTLVQHIRIHTGEKPYECSHCQKTFTQRSSLVKHMKVHTGDKPYECSQCQKFFSERSTLVQHMRVHTGEKPYQCSQCQKSFSQKSTLVRHLNIHRGEKPYEYSQCIPSEDQMIPHLMVNKSISPERVKQEVCSGADSITIKMDHCPELSSTVSHVYVRSHLCDIDIVKEEF; translated from the coding sequence ATGAATGTCCACATTGCCGAGTCCTCCCATAGGAATGATTTAGAGGAGCATATAAGTATTCATTCAATAGAGAAGCCATGTGAATGCTTACACTGCCAGAAAATCTTCTTTGACAGGAGTAAATTTTTAAGGCACGTGACAGTAAATACCGAAGAGAAGTCATATCAATGTTCACAATGCCAGAAGACCTTCTTATGGAGGAGTTTTCTTGTCCAACACATGAGAGTTCATataggagagaaaccatatgaatgttcacagtgccaaaagaccttttcaGAAAGGAGTCTTTTAATGCAACACAGGagagttcatacaggagaaaaaccttatgaatgttcacagtgccaaaagaccttctcacaTAGGAGttctttagtgcagcacatgagagTTCATACAGGAGGGAAGCCACATGAATGCTCACAGTGTCAAAAGACCTTCACTCAGAGAAGTTCTTTAGTACAGCACATGaccattcatacaggagagaataGGTATAAATGTTCAAAGTGCCAAAAGACCTACTCAAAGAAGAGTCATTTGGTGGAGCACTTGAAAGTACATTCTGGAGAGAAACctcatgaatgttcacattgcttAAAGACTTTCTCACAGAGGAGTACCTTAGTGCAGCACGTAAGatttcatacaggagagaagccctaTGGATGCTCACAGTGTCAAAAGACCTTTACACAAAGGAGTACTTTGGCGAAGCACATGaaagttcatacaggagagaaaccgtATGAATGCTCTCAGTGCCAAAAGACATTTGCACAGAGGAGTCACTTAAAGGAGCATCAGAGAGTTCATACAAGAGAGAAACCATATGAGTGTTTACAGTGTCAGAAAACCTTCACACAGAGGAGTACTTTAGTGGAGCACACGaaagttcatacaggagagaagccatatgttTGTTCACAGTGCCAGAAGTCATTCCCCAAGAAAAAttctttagtgcagcacatgactattcatacaggTGAGAAGCTTTATGAGTGTTCagagtgccaaaagaccttctcacaGAAGAGTACTTTAGTACAGCACATAAggattcatacaggagagaaaccatatgaatgttcacattgccaaaagacgtTCACACAAAGGAGTTCTTTAGTGAAGCACATGAAAGTTCATACAGGAGATAAACCATATgagtgttcacagtgccaaaagttCTTCTCGGAGAGGAGtactttagtgcagcacatgagagttcatacaggagagaaaccatatcagTGTTCACAATGCCAAAAGTCCTTCTCTCAAAAGAGTACCTTGGTGAGACACTTGAATATTCATCGGGGTGAGAAGCCTTATGAATATTCACAATGCATACCATCTGAAGACCAAATGATACCTCACTTGATGGTAAATAAGTCTATTAGTCCTGAGAGAGTGAAGCAGGAAGTTTGTAGTGGTGCAGATTCCATAACCATCAAGATGGATCATTGTCCAGAACTAAGCAGTACTGTATCCCATGTATACGTAAGGTCTCATTTATGTGATATTGACATAGTTAAGGAAGAGTTTTGA